One Eriocheir sinensis breed Jianghai 21 unplaced genomic scaffold, ASM2467909v1 Scaffold496, whole genome shotgun sequence DNA window includes the following coding sequences:
- the LOC126992615 gene encoding uncharacterized protein LOC126992615 isoform X3 yields the protein MPTTPRKALPNVCFLRFTVQRKGHTTTRVIELLLEMPTTPRKALPNVCFLRFTVQRKGHTTTRVIELLLEMPTTPRKALPNVCFLRFTVQRKGHTTTRVIELLLEMPTTPRKALPNVCFLRFTVQRKGHTTTRVTKLPLEMPTTPRKALTNVCFLRFTVQRKGHTTTRVTKLPLEMPTTSRKALANVCFLRFTVQRKGHTTTRVTKLPLEMPTTPRKALSNVCFLRFTVQRKGHTTTRVTKLPLEMPTTSRKALANVCFLRFTVQRKGHTTTRVTKLPLEMPTTPRKALPNVCFLRFTVQRKGHKTTPRKALANVCFLRFTVQRKGHKTTPGNAHNS from the exons atgcccacaactcctaggaaagccttgccaaatgtgtgtttccttaggttcacggtacagaggaagggtcacactaccaccagggtcatagaactgctcctggaaatgcccacaactcctaggaaagccttgccaaatgtgtgtttccttaggttcacggtacagaggaagggtcacactaccaccagggtcatagaactgctcctggaaatgcccacaactcctaggaaagccttgccaaatgtgtgtttccttaggttcacggtacagaggaagggtcacactaccaccagggtcatagaactgctcctggaaatgcccacaactcctaggaaagccttgccaaatgtgtgtttccttaggttcacggtacagaggaagggtcacactaccaccagggtcacaaaactacccctggaaatgcccacaactcctaggaaagccttgacaaatgtgtgtttccttaggttcacggtacagaggaagggtcacactaccaccagggtcacaaaactacccctggaaatgcccacaacttctaggaaagccttggcaaatgtgtgtttccttaggttcacggtacagaggaagggtcacactaccaccagggtcacaaaactacccctggaaatgcccacaactcctaggaaagccttgtcaaatgtgtgtttccttag gttcacggtacagaggaagggtcacactaccaccagggtcacaaaactacccctggaaatgcccacaacttctaggaaagccttggcaaatgtgtgtttccttaggttcacggtacagaggaagggtcacactaccaccagggtcacaaaactacccctggaaatgcccacaactcctaggaaagccttgccaaatgtgtgtttccttag gttcacggtacagaggaagggtcacaaaactacccctaggaaagccttggcaaatgtgtgtttccttaggttcacggtacagaggaagggtcacaaaactacccctggaaatgcccacaactcctag
- the LOC126992618 gene encoding serine/arginine-rich splicing factor 2-like isoform X2 produces MMSYGRGPPDIKGMTSLKVDNLTYRTTPEDLRRSFEKYGEIGDVYIPRDRFSRESRGFAFVRYYDRRDAEDAMEAMDGRRLDGRELRVQMARYGRPETPPHRRRRRRSNSRSRSRSHTRSRSGSKSRSRSIPSEQDQARSARSDHHHHHHSPPQAPPAPPNGMDGGPGGEGGARSKSRSRSKSRSRSRSRSRTPRSRSRSKSPRSRSRSRSME; encoded by the exons ATGATGTCCTACGGCAGAGGCCCGCCCGATATTAAGGGCATGACTTCCCTTAAGGTGGACAATCTGACCTACCGCACCACCCCAGAGGACTTGCGGCGGTCCTTCGAGAAGTACGGGGAGATCGGGGACGTTTACATACCCCGGGATCGCTTCTCCAGGGAGTCCCGCGGGTTTGCTTTCGTACG ATACTACGATCGTCGCGATGCCGAGGATGCCATGGAAGCGATGGATGGTCGGCGGCTGGACGGAAGGGAGCTGAGGGTCCAGATGGCGCGCTACGGCCGCCCCGAGACCCCgccgcaccgccgccgccgccgcag gAGCAACAGCCGGTCCCGGTCTCGCTCACACACCCGCTCTCGTTCGGGCAGCAAGAGCCGCTCTCGCTCCATTCCCTCGGAGCAGGACCAGGCTCGCTCGGCTCgctccgaccaccaccaccaccaccactcacccccCCAGGCCCCCCCGGCACCCCCCAACGGCATGGACGGGGGgccgggaggggaggggggcgctCGCTCTAAATCAAGGTCTCGCTCTAAGTCTCGCTCGAGGTCACGGTCGAGGTCCAGGACGCCAAGGTCTCGGTCAAGGTCCAAGTCGCCTCGCTCTAGGTCAAGGTCAAG GTCCATGGAGTAG
- the LOC126992615 gene encoding melanoma-associated antigen C1-like isoform X2, whose translation MPTTPRKALPNVCFLRFTVQRKGHTTTRVIELLLEMPTTPRKALPNVCFLRFTVQRKGHTTTRVIELLLEMPTTPRKALPNVCFLRFTVQRKGHTTTRVIELLLEMPTTPRKALPNVCFLRFTVQRKGHTTTRVTKLPLEMPTTPRKALTNVCFLRFTVQRKGHTTTRVTKLPLEMPTTSRKALANVCFLRFTVQRKGHTTTRVTKLPLEMPTTPRKALSNVCFLRFTVQRKGHTTTRVTKLPLEMPTTSRKALANVCFLRFTVQRKGHTTTRVTKLPLEMPTTPRKALPNVCFLRFTVQRKGHTTTRVTKLPLEMPTTSRKALANVCFLRFTVQRKGHKTTPGNAHNS comes from the exons atgcccacaactcctaggaaagccttgccaaatgtgtgtttccttaggttcacggtacagaggaagggtcacactaccaccagggtcatagaactgctcctggaaatgcccacaactcctaggaaagccttgccaaatgtgtgtttccttaggttcacggtacagaggaagggtcacactaccaccagggtcatagaactgctcctggaaatgcccacaactcctaggaaagccttgccaaatgtgtgtttccttaggttcacggtacagaggaagggtcacactaccaccagggtcatagaactgctcctggaaatgcccacaactcctaggaaagccttgccaaatgtgtgtttccttaggttcacggtacagaggaagggtcacactaccaccagggtcacaaaactacccctggaaatgcccacaactcctaggaaagccttgacaaatgtgtgtttccttaggttcacggtacagaggaagggtcacactaccaccagggtcacaaaactacccctggaaatgcccacaacttctaggaaagccttggcaaatgtgtgtttccttaggttcacggtacagaggaagggtcacactaccaccagggtcacaaaactacccctggaaatgcccacaactcctaggaaagccttgtcaaatgtgtgtttccttag gttcacggtacagaggaagggtcacactaccaccagggtcacaaaactacccctggaaatgcccacaacttctaggaaagccttggcaaatgtgtgtttccttaggttcacggtacagaggaagggtcacactaccaccagggtcacaaaactacccctggaaatgcccacaactcctaggaaagccttgccaaatgtgtgtttccttag gttcacggtacagaggaagggtcacactaccaccagggtcacaaaactacccctggaaatgcccacaacttctaggaaagccttggcaaatgtgtgtttccttag gttcacggtacagaggaagggtcacaaaactacccctggaaatgcccacaactcctag
- the LOC126992615 gene encoding uncharacterized protein LOC126992615 isoform X5, whose product MPTTPRKALPNVCFLRFTVQRKGHTTTRVIELLLEMPTTPRKALPNVCFLRFTVQRKGHTTTRVIELLLEMPTTPRKALPNVCFLRFTVQRKGHTTTRVIELLLEMPTTPRKALPNVCFLRFTVQRKGHTTTRVTKLPLEMPTTPRKALTNVCFLRFTVQRKGHTTTRVTKLPLEMPTTSRKALANVCFLRFTVQRKGHTTTRVTKLPLEMPTTPRKALSNVCFLRFTVQRKGHTTTRVTKLPLEMPTTSRKALANVCFLRFTVQRKGHTTTRVTKLPLEMPTTPRKALPNVCFLRFTVQRKGHTTPGNAHNF is encoded by the exons atgcccacaactcctaggaaagccttgccaaatgtgtgtttccttaggttcacggtacagaggaagggtcacactaccaccagggtcatagaactgctcctggaaatgcccacaactcctaggaaagccttgccaaatgtgtgtttccttaggttcacggtacagaggaagggtcacactaccaccagggtcatagaactgctcctggaaatgcccacaactcctaggaaagccttgccaaatgtgtgtttccttaggttcacggtacagaggaagggtcacactaccaccagggtcatagaactgctcctggaaatgcccacaactcctaggaaagccttgccaaatgtgtgtttccttaggttcacggtacagaggaagggtcacactaccaccagggtcacaaaactacccctggaaatgcccacaactcctaggaaagccttgacaaatgtgtgtttccttaggttcacggtacagaggaagggtcacactaccaccagggtcacaaaactacccctggaaatgcccacaacttctaggaaagccttggcaaatgtgtgtttccttaggttcacggtacagaggaagggtcacactaccaccagggtcacaaaactacccctggaaatgcccacaactcctaggaaagccttgtcaaatgtgtgtttccttag gttcacggtacagaggaagggtcacactaccaccagggtcacaaaactacccctggaaatgcccacaacttctaggaaagccttggcaaatgtgtgtttccttaggttcacggtacagaggaagggtcacactaccaccagggtcacaaaactacccctggaaatgcccacaactcctaggaaagccttgccaaatgtgtgtttccttaggttcacggtacagaggaagggtcacactacccctggaaatgcccacaacttctag
- the LOC126992615 gene encoding nascent polypeptide-associated complex subunit alpha, muscle-specific form-like isoform X1: protein MPTTPRKALPNVCFLRFTVQRKGHTTTRVIELLLEMPTTPRKALPNVCFLRFTVQRKGHTTTRVIELLLEMPTTPRKALPNVCFLRFTVQRKGHTTTRVIELLLEMPTTPRKALPNVCFLRFTVQRKGHTTTRVTKLPLEMPTTPRKALTNVCFLRFTVQRKGHTTTRVTKLPLEMPTTSRKALANVCFLRFTVQRKGHTTTRVTKLPLEMPTTPRKALSNVCFLRFTVQRKGHTTTRVTKLPLEMPTTSRKALANVCFLRFTVQRKGHTTTRVTKLPLEMPTTPRKALPNVCFLRFTVQRKGHTTTRVTKLPLEMPTTPRKALANVCFLRFTVQRKGHTTTRVTKLPLEMPTTSRKALANVCFLRFTVQRKGHKTTPGNAHNS from the exons atgcccacaactcctaggaaagccttgccaaatgtgtgtttccttaggttcacggtacagaggaagggtcacactaccaccagggtcatagaactgctcctggaaatgcccacaactcctaggaaagccttgccaaatgtgtgtttccttaggttcacggtacagaggaagggtcacactaccaccagggtcatagaactgctcctggaaatgcccacaactcctaggaaagccttgccaaatgtgtgtttccttaggttcacggtacagaggaagggtcacactaccaccagggtcatagaactgctcctggaaatgcccacaactcctaggaaagccttgccaaatgtgtgtttccttaggttcacggtacagaggaagggtcacactaccaccagggtcacaaaactacccctggaaatgcccacaactcctaggaaagccttgacaaatgtgtgtttccttaggttcacggtacagaggaagggtcacactaccaccagggtcacaaaactacccctggaaatgcccacaacttctaggaaagccttggcaaatgtgtgtttccttaggttcacggtacagaggaagggtcacactaccaccagggtcacaaaactacccctggaaatgcccacaactcctaggaaagccttgtcaaatgtgtgtttccttag gttcacggtacagaggaagggtcacactaccaccagggtcacaaaactacccctggaaatgcccacaacttctaggaaagccttggcaaatgtgtgtttccttaggttcacggtacagaggaagggtcacactaccaccagggtcacaaaactacccctggaaatgcccacaactcctaggaaagccttgccaaatgtgtgtttccttag gttcacagtacagaggaagggtcacactaccaccagggtcacaaaactacccctggaaatgcccacaactcctaggaaagccttggcaaatgtgtgtttccttaggttcacggtacagaggaagggtcacactaccaccagggtcacaaaactacccctggaaatgcccacaacttctaggaaagccttggcaaatgtgtgtttccttag gttcacggtacagaggaagggtcacaaaactacccctggaaatgcccacaactcctag
- the LOC126992618 gene encoding serine/arginine-rich splicing factor 2-like isoform X1 encodes MMSYGRGPPDIKGMTSLKVDNLTYRTTPEDLRRSFEKYGEIGDVYIPRDRFSRESRGFAFVRYYDRRDAEDAMEAMDGRRLDGRELRVQMARYGRPETPPHRRRRRSSRSRSRSRSRRRSRRSRSRSRTRSRSRHRRSRSRSNSRSRSRSHTRSRSGSKSRSRSIPSEQDQARSARSDHHHHHHSPPQAPPAPPNGMDGGPGGEGGARSKSRSRSKSRSRSRSRSRTPRSRSRSKSPRSRSRSRSME; translated from the exons ATGATGTCCTACGGCAGAGGCCCGCCCGATATTAAGGGCATGACTTCCCTTAAGGTGGACAATCTGACCTACCGCACCACCCCAGAGGACTTGCGGCGGTCCTTCGAGAAGTACGGGGAGATCGGGGACGTTTACATACCCCGGGATCGCTTCTCCAGGGAGTCCCGCGGGTTTGCTTTCGTACG ATACTACGATCGTCGCGATGCCGAGGATGCCATGGAAGCGATGGATGGTCGGCGGCTGGACGGAAGGGAGCTGAGGGTCCAGATGGCGCGCTACGGCCGCCCCGAGACCCCgccgcaccgccgccgccgccgcag TTCTCGTTCAAGGTCACGCTCAAGGTCGCGCAGGAGGAGCCGCAGGTCAAGGTCGCGGTCCAGGACAAGATCTCGCTCCAGGCACCGTCGCTCTCgctcaag gAGCAACAGCCGGTCCCGGTCTCGCTCACACACCCGCTCTCGTTCGGGCAGCAAGAGCCGCTCTCGCTCCATTCCCTCGGAGCAGGACCAGGCTCGCTCGGCTCgctccgaccaccaccaccaccaccactcacccccCCAGGCCCCCCCGGCACCCCCCAACGGCATGGACGGGGGgccgggaggggaggggggcgctCGCTCTAAATCAAGGTCTCGCTCTAAGTCTCGCTCGAGGTCACGGTCGAGGTCCAGGACGCCAAGGTCTCGGTCAAGGTCCAAGTCGCCTCGCTCTAGGTCAAGGTCAAG GTCCATGGAGTAG
- the LOC126992615 gene encoding uncharacterized protein LOC126992615 isoform X4: MPTTPRKALPNVCFLRFTVQRKGHTTTRVIELLLEMPTTPRKALPNVCFLRFTVQRKGHTTTRVIELLLEMPTTPRKALPNVCFLRFTVQRKGHTTTRVIELLLEMPTTPRKALPNVCFLRFTVQRKGHTTTRVTKLPLEMPTTPRKALTNVCFLRFTVQRKGHTTTRVTKLPLEMPTTSRKALANVCFLRFTVQRKGHTTTRVTKLPLEMPTTPRKALSNVCFLRFTVQRKGHTTTRVTKLPLEMPTTSRKALANVCFLRFTVQRKGHTTTRVTKLPLEMPTTPRKALPNVCFLRFTVQRKGHKTTPGNAHNS; encoded by the exons atgcccacaactcctaggaaagccttgccaaatgtgtgtttccttaggttcacggtacagaggaagggtcacactaccaccagggtcatagaactgctcctggaaatgcccacaactcctaggaaagccttgccaaatgtgtgtttccttaggttcacggtacagaggaagggtcacactaccaccagggtcatagaactgctcctggaaatgcccacaactcctaggaaagccttgccaaatgtgtgtttccttaggttcacggtacagaggaagggtcacactaccaccagggtcatagaactgctcctggaaatgcccacaactcctaggaaagccttgccaaatgtgtgtttccttaggttcacggtacagaggaagggtcacactaccaccagggtcacaaaactacccctggaaatgcccacaactcctaggaaagccttgacaaatgtgtgtttccttaggttcacggtacagaggaagggtcacactaccaccagggtcacaaaactacccctggaaatgcccacaacttctaggaaagccttggcaaatgtgtgtttccttaggttcacggtacagaggaagggtcacactaccaccagggtcacaaaactacccctggaaatgcccacaactcctaggaaagccttgtcaaatgtgtgtttccttag gttcacggtacagaggaagggtcacactaccaccagggtcacaaaactacccctggaaatgcccacaacttctaggaaagccttggcaaatgtgtgtttccttaggttcacggtacagaggaagggtcacactaccaccagggtcacaaaactacccctggaaatgcccacaactcctaggaaagccttgccaaatgtgtgtttccttag gttcacggtacagaggaagggtcacaaaactacccctggaaatgcccacaactcctag